From a region of the Theobroma cacao cultivar B97-61/B2 chromosome 8, Criollo_cocoa_genome_V2, whole genome shotgun sequence genome:
- the LOC18591607 gene encoding uncharacterized protein LOC18591607, whose product MLTIHLLPLPYHDYAFATSRALHIVNLLNPSATFGLLESFFKHQERFLSDQTLNMSRVAVVNEIMKFTAESVGNSYYSAIKSGFNDSKTDLKTRVSFKYGTSRGVFGTPTFYINGFALPDPGSAIDYKKWRSVIDPLLAAQGRKSGNSPHLF is encoded by the exons ATGCTCACGATTCACCTTCTCCCTTTGCC TTACCATGACTATGCGTTCGCTACTTCCCGTGCCTTGCACATTGTAAACCTGCTCAATCCTTCTGCTACTTTCGGACTGTTGGAGAGCTTCTTCAAGCATCAG GAGAGGTTTTTGAGTGACCAAACACTCAACATGTCGAGAGTTGCTGTTGTGAATGAAATCATGAAGTTTACAGCAGAATCAGTTGGGAACTCCTATTATTCTGCAATTAAATCAGGTTTCAATGACAGCAAAACTGATCTCAAAACAAGAGTTTCTTTCAAG TATGGTACCTCAAGAGGAGTGTTTGGGACACCTACTTTCTACATCAACGGATTTGCATTGCCTGATCCTGGCTCCGCAATAGACTATAAGAAATGGAGAAGCGTCATTGATCCATTGCTTGCTGCACAGGGCAGAAAGAGTGGCAATTCTCCGCACTTATTTTAA